Proteins from one Ipomoea triloba cultivar NCNSP0323 chromosome 1, ASM357664v1 genomic window:
- the LOC116032750 gene encoding transcription factor MYB41-like, producing MGRAPCCDKDGLKRGPWTAEEDQKLIDYINKNGYGNWRTLPTNAGLQRCGKSCRLRWMNYLRPDIKRGRFSSEEEHIIIQLHSILGNKWSAIAARLPGRTDNEIKNYWNTHIRKKLLRMGIDPVTHRRRVDLLDLSSILNNPSLLYNSRILGAQTLANPHLLRFAASQHHNNNVINSEKANNVVQDTQQLHAPPPLVQDFPIYSPNMAAAQITQQPNVEFGLENYPANDFWLPESEMTQDYLLPPLQNYGYYEAAVDPQSAMDPPAPAADESCRFGFRQVWSTPSSSQVNSGSTTTTEDEREISYGSNLLNFDVANIFGVNEFM from the exons ATGGGAAGAGCACCCTGCTGTGATAAGGATGGTCTGAAAAGAGGACCATGGACTGCTGAAGAAGATCAGAAACTCATTGATTACATTAACAAAAATGGCTATGGAAACTGGAGAACTCTTCCCACCAATGCTG GGCTGCAGAGGTGTGGGAAGAGTTGCAGGCTTCGTTGGATGAATTATCTCCGTCCCGACATAAAACGAGGAAGATTTTCTTCAGAGGAAGAACATATAATCATTCAACTCCATAGTATATTAGGAAACAA GTGGTCGGCCATAGCAGCGAGGTTGCCGGGGAGAACGGATAACGAAATCAAGAATTACTGGAACACCCACATTAGGAAAAAGCTTCTGCGAATGGGGATTGATCCCGTGACGCATCGCCGCCGTGTTGATCTTCTTGATTTATCGTCAATCTTGAACAACCCATCGCTCTTGTACAACTCAAGAATCTTAGGTGCCCAAACCTTGGCTAATCCTCACCTCCTTCGGTTCGCCGCGTCTCAGCACCACAACAACAACGTTATTAACTCCGAAAAAGCCAATAATGTCGTTCAAGACACCCAACAACTACACGCGCCGCCGCCGCTAGTTCAAGATTTCCCAATTTACAGCCCTAACATGGCCGCCGCTCAGATTACGCAGCAACCCAATGTCGAATTCGGGCTAGAAAATTATCCGGCGAACGATTTCTGGCTGCCGGAATCTGAGATGACACAAGATTATTTGCTGCCGCCGCTGCAAAACTACGGGTACTACGAGGCGGCCGTTGATCCCCAGTCGGCGATGGATCCTCCGGCGCCGGCGGCGGACGAGAGCTGCCGTTTTGGGTTCCGGCAAGTGTGGTCAACGCCTTCGTCGAGCCAAGTTAACAGTGGCAGCACCACAACTACAGAGGACGAGAGGGAAATTAGCTACGGCAGCAATTTGTTGAACTTTGATGTCGCAAACATTTTTGGTGTTAATGAATTCATGTAG